Proteins from a single region of Acidovorax sp. NCPPB 3576:
- a CDS encoding alpha/beta fold hydrolase: MRITVNGHGTYCYTGGKAFDAAKPTVVFIHGVLNDHSVWALQSRYFANHGWNVLAVDLPGHCRSEGDAPESVEQAAGFIAALLDAAGVARAALVGHSWGSLIALEAAARLQDRITHLVLVGTAYPMKVSPALIESALNTPEKALRMVNVFSRSTLASPSGAGFWAYGAGMALGRRVLRSNPAVNVFHRGFLACDRYAGGEAAIAQITCPVLFALGVQDQMTNPKAAQGLIAAARAAGKAVQVASLPVGHHQMTEAPDATLFAIRDFLAA; the protein is encoded by the coding sequence ATGCGCATCACCGTCAACGGCCACGGCACCTATTGCTACACCGGCGGCAAGGCGTTCGACGCGGCCAAGCCGACCGTCGTCTTCATCCACGGCGTACTCAACGACCACAGCGTGTGGGCGCTGCAAAGCCGCTACTTCGCCAACCATGGCTGGAACGTGCTGGCGGTGGATCTGCCAGGCCACTGCCGCAGCGAGGGCGATGCGCCCGAAAGCGTCGAGCAGGCCGCCGGCTTCATCGCCGCGCTGCTGGATGCGGCCGGCGTGGCGCGCGCCGCGCTGGTGGGCCACAGCTGGGGATCGCTGATCGCGCTGGAGGCCGCCGCCCGCCTGCAGGACCGCATCACGCACCTGGTGCTGGTGGGCACCGCCTACCCGATGAAGGTGTCCCCGGCCCTCATCGAGTCGGCCCTGAACACGCCCGAAAAGGCGCTGCGCATGGTGAACGTGTTCTCGCGCAGCACGCTGGCCTCGCCCTCGGGCGCGGGCTTCTGGGCCTATGGCGCGGGCATGGCCCTGGGTCGCCGCGTGCTGCGCAGCAACCCGGCCGTGAACGTGTTCCACCGCGGCTTTCTGGCCTGCGACCGCTATGCGGGCGGCGAGGCAGCCATCGCGCAGATCACCTGCCCGGTGCTGTTCGCCCTGGGCGTGCAGGACCAGATGACCAATCCGAAGGCGGCGCAGGGCCTGATCGCGGCGGCGCGCGCGGCCGGCAAGGCGGTGCAGGTGGCGAGCCTGCCGGTCGGCCACCACCAGATGACGGAGGCGCCGGACGCCACGCTGTTCGCGATCCGGGATTTCCTCGCGGCCTAA
- a CDS encoding O-acetylhomoserine aminocarboxypropyltransferase, which translates to MPGYSDPGFDTLALHAGASPDPATGARAVPIHLTTSFVFESSDHAAALFNLERPGHVYSRISNPTNAVLEQRVAALEGGVGAIAVASGQAALHLAICTLMGAGGHIVASTALYGGSQNLLHYTLARFGIETTFVAPGDIDGWRAAARPNTRLFFGETVGNPGLDVLDIPTVSAIAHEAGVPLLVDSTLTSPWLMRPFEHGADLVYHSATKFLSGHGTVIGGIVVDGGSFDWEGPRTAGRFAELTQPYDGFHNMVFTEESTVGAFLLRARREGLRDFGACMSPHTAWLILQGIETLPLRMERHMRNTQKVVEFLASHPFVSRVGHPMLESHPSHALAQKLLPRGAGSVFSFDLKGNRAQGKQFIETLKVFSHLANVGDCRSLVIHPASTTHFRMSDEALSQAGISQGTIRLSIGLEDADDLIDDLQRALKAAEKAGA; encoded by the coding sequence ATGCCCGGTTACTCAGACCCTGGCTTCGACACATTGGCGCTGCACGCGGGCGCCTCGCCCGACCCGGCCACCGGGGCGCGCGCCGTTCCCATCCACCTCACGACGTCGTTCGTGTTCGAGTCGAGCGACCACGCGGCCGCGCTGTTCAACCTGGAACGCCCGGGCCACGTGTACAGCCGCATCAGCAACCCCACCAACGCCGTGCTGGAGCAGCGCGTGGCCGCGCTGGAAGGCGGCGTGGGCGCCATCGCGGTGGCCAGCGGCCAGGCCGCGCTGCACCTGGCGATCTGCACGCTGATGGGCGCGGGCGGCCACATCGTGGCCAGCACCGCGCTGTATGGCGGATCGCAGAACCTGCTGCACTACACGCTGGCGCGCTTCGGCATCGAGACCACCTTCGTCGCCCCGGGCGACATCGACGGCTGGCGCGCCGCGGCGCGGCCCAACACCCGCCTGTTCTTCGGCGAGACCGTGGGCAACCCGGGCCTGGATGTGCTGGACATTCCCACTGTGAGCGCCATCGCGCACGAGGCCGGCGTGCCGCTGCTGGTGGACTCCACCCTCACCTCGCCATGGCTCATGCGGCCCTTCGAGCACGGGGCGGATCTGGTGTACCACTCGGCCACCAAGTTCCTGTCGGGCCATGGCACCGTGATCGGCGGGATCGTGGTGGACGGCGGCAGCTTCGACTGGGAGGGCCCGCGCACCGCGGGGCGCTTTGCCGAACTGACCCAGCCCTACGACGGCTTTCACAACATGGTGTTCACCGAGGAAAGCACGGTGGGCGCCTTCCTGCTGCGCGCGCGGCGCGAGGGCCTGCGCGACTTCGGCGCGTGCATGAGCCCGCACACGGCCTGGCTGATTTTGCAAGGCATCGAGACGCTGCCGCTGCGCATGGAGCGCCACATGCGCAACACGCAGAAGGTGGTGGAGTTCCTGGCCAGCCATCCCTTCGTGTCGCGCGTGGGGCACCCGATGCTCGAATCGCACCCCAGCCATGCACTGGCGCAAAAGCTGCTGCCGCGCGGCGCGGGATCGGTGTTCAGCTTCGACCTGAAGGGCAACCGCGCGCAGGGCAAGCAGTTCATCGAGACGCTGAAGGTCTTCAGCCATCTGGCCAACGTGGGCGACTGCCGCAGCCTGGTGATCCACCCGGCCAGCACCACGCATTTCCGCATGAGCGACGAGGCACTCTCGCAGGCCGGCATCTCGCAAGGCACGATCCGCCTGTCGATCGGGCTGGAAGACGCGGACGACCTCATCGACGACCTGCAGCGCGCGCTGAAAGCCGCAGAAAAGGCAGGTGCGTGA
- a CDS encoding CBS domain-containing protein has translation MKVSDILRVKGNTLYTVNADEPLSQAAEIMSEKDIGSLVVMDLGDLVGMLTFREVIQAVVKNGGSVGTLLVRTAMDDAPLTCTLETDVDEVRRMMLNRHARYMPVMDKKMLMGVISFYDVAKAVVDAQNFENKMLKAYIRDWPEEDARPAA, from the coding sequence ATGAAAGTCAGCGACATCCTTCGCGTCAAAGGCAACACCCTCTACACCGTCAACGCCGACGAGCCGCTGTCCCAGGCCGCTGAAATCATGTCCGAAAAGGACATCGGCTCGCTCGTGGTCATGGACCTGGGCGACCTGGTGGGCATGCTCACTTTCCGCGAAGTGATCCAGGCCGTGGTGAAGAACGGCGGCTCGGTCGGCACCCTGCTCGTGCGCACCGCCATGGACGATGCCCCGCTCACCTGCACGCTCGAGACCGACGTGGACGAGGTGCGGCGCATGATGCTCAACCGCCACGCCCGCTACATGCCCGTCATGGACAAGAAGATGCTCATGGGCGTGATCAGCTTCTACGACGTGGCCAAGGCCGTGGTGGACGCCCAGAACTTTGAGAACAAGATGCTCAAGGCCTATATCCGCGACTGGCCCGAGGAAGACGCCCGCCCTGCAGCCTGA
- the aroC gene encoding chorismate synthase: MSGNTLGTLFAVTNFGESHGPAIGCVIDGCPPGMPLSEADIQADLDRRRPGTSRHVTQRNEADTVEILSGVYEGKTTGTPIALLIRNTDQRSKDYSNIAESFRPGHADYTYWHKFGIRDPRGGGRSSARLTAPTVAAGAIAKKWLSEKYGVRFRACMMQVGELAIPFESWDHVPHNPFFAPVADVSAYEDYMDALRKSGDSCGARIRVQATGVPVGLGEPLYDKLDADIAHAMMGLNAVKGVEIGAGFASVAQRGTTHGDSLTPRGFASNNAGGVLGGISTGQDIEVSLAIKPTSSIISPRESIDVHGQSTEVITKGRHDPCVGIRAAPIAEALLALVVMDHALRHRGQCGDVEPPVPPIQASFL, translated from the coding sequence ATGAGCGGCAACACACTCGGCACCCTATTCGCAGTCACCAACTTCGGTGAATCCCACGGCCCAGCCATCGGCTGCGTGATCGACGGCTGCCCCCCCGGCATGCCTCTGTCCGAGGCGGACATCCAGGCCGACCTGGACCGACGCCGCCCCGGCACCAGCCGCCACGTCACCCAGCGCAACGAGGCCGACACGGTCGAGATCCTCTCCGGCGTGTACGAAGGCAAGACCACCGGCACCCCCATCGCCCTGCTGATCCGCAACACCGACCAGCGCAGCAAGGACTACTCCAACATCGCCGAGAGTTTTCGCCCCGGCCATGCCGACTACACCTACTGGCACAAGTTCGGCATCCGCGACCCGCGCGGCGGCGGGCGTTCGTCGGCGCGGCTCACCGCCCCCACGGTGGCCGCTGGCGCAATCGCCAAGAAGTGGCTGTCCGAGAAATACGGCGTGCGCTTTCGCGCCTGCATGATGCAGGTCGGCGAGCTGGCCATTCCGTTTGAGAGCTGGGACCACGTGCCCCATAACCCGTTCTTCGCGCCGGTCGCCGATGTGTCCGCCTACGAGGACTACATGGACGCGCTGCGCAAGTCGGGCGATTCGTGCGGCGCGCGCATCCGTGTGCAGGCCACGGGCGTGCCGGTCGGCCTGGGCGAGCCGCTCTACGACAAGCTGGATGCCGACATCGCCCACGCGATGATGGGCCTGAACGCCGTCAAGGGCGTGGAGATCGGCGCGGGCTTTGCCAGCGTGGCGCAGCGCGGCACCACGCACGGCGATTCGCTCACGCCCCGGGGCTTTGCCAGCAACAACGCGGGCGGCGTGCTGGGCGGCATCAGCACGGGGCAGGACATCGAGGTGTCGCTGGCCATCAAGCCCACCAGCTCCATCATCAGCCCGCGGGAATCCATCGATGTGCACGGCCAGAGCACCGAGGTCATCACCAAGGGCCGGCACGACCCCTGCGTGGGCATCCGCGCCGCGCCCATCGCCGAGGCCCTGCTGGCACTGGTCGTGATGGACCACGCGCTGCGTCACCGAGGGCAGTGCGGCGACGTCGAGCCGCCAGTGCCGCCGATCCAGGCGTCGTTTCTCTGA